From Perognathus longimembris pacificus isolate PPM17 chromosome 4, ASM2315922v1, whole genome shotgun sequence, one genomic window encodes:
- the Rufy4 gene encoding RUN and FYVE domain-containing protein 4: MTEEGASLRITRDLKAAVSAILRSHGDGQGPVTDASAELHRLCGCLELLLQFDQKEQRSFLGPRKGYWDFLCTALQRQRGDAELTRFVCSQDKLKTALGKGRAFIRCCLARGQLAESLQLCLLSPELSRAWYGPRSPLLCPELKEDILDSLYTLNGVAFNLDLQRPDLDEAWPMFSESRCSNPSRAQGRRARKTKDSPKEIASGGPRGAWPREPHTSQASCQRDAPRTDLLPGSSRSQQHGHFPSFLEKKKEDSRSLSPSQNTEGKELPLDQEEGDPDPGRYLETLTASIQQPREGGKEAQTVAGMEAEGKEVLLGIKDPRTTEAAHRGEAEQHPVRGFLACTPQEMTEEAASGSRQGQEGPGLLQEFWALQDLEAEGDSTTEKSEEQTGVAKKEELAELSLQDMVKSLRQKLQRAEEQAQRQEQLLQVWEGERQALQEQLSRCQGESARLQTQLDQQRREAERRGAMYEEELRRQQDLVQAMKKRVLELIHEKDQQWQRLQRPSTVGPGCCVGCGKVFGRLSRRYPCRICRGLVCHACSADYKKRERCCPLCAQGGAQVT; encoded by the exons ATGACAGAGGAGGGGGCCAGCCTGAGGATCACCAGGGACCTGAAAG CTGCTGTCTCTGCCATCCTGCGGTCCCACGGGGACGGGCAAGGGCCAGTGACAGATGCCAGTGCCGAGCTGCACAGACTCTGTGGCTGCCTGGAGCTGCTCCTGCAG TTCGACCAGAAAGAGCAAAGGAGCTTCCTGGGGCCCCGGAAAGGCTACTGGGACTTCCTGTGCACCGCTCTGCAGCGGCAGCGAGGGGACGCAGAGCTGACTCGCTTTGTCTGCTCACAGGACAAG CTGAAGACAGCTCTGGGCAAAGGCCGAGCCTTCATCCGATGCTGCCTCGCCCGCGGACAGCTGGCTGAGTCCCTgcagctctgcctcctgagccctGAACTTTCCAG GGCATGGTATGGCCCCCGCAGCCCTCTCTTGTGCCCCGAGCTCAAAGAAGACATCCTGGACTCTCTCTACACACTCAACGGGGTGGCCTTCAACTTAGACCTGCAGCGGCCAGACCTTGATGAAGCCTGGCCCATGTTCTCTGA GTCCCGCTGCTCCAATCCCAGTCGTGCCCAGGGAAGGAGAGCCAGAAAGACTAAAGATTCACCAAAAGAG ATCGCATCGGGAGGCCCCAGAGGAGCCTGGCCGAGGGAGCCACACACCAGTCAAGCCAGCTGTCAGCGAGATGCACCCAGAACAGACCTATTGCCAGGTTCTTCCAGGTCCCAGCAACATgggcattttccttcctttttggaaaagaagaaagaagattcCAGAAGCCTCAGTCCTTCCCAGAACACCGAGGGAAAGGAGCTTCCTCTAGACCAGGAGGAAGGAGATCCAGACCCTGGGAGATACCTGGAGACCTTAACAGCCAGCATCCAGCAAccaagggagggaggcaaggaggctCAGACGGTGGCAGGGATGGAGGCTGAAGGCAAGGAGGTTCTGCTAGGTATAAAGGATCCAAGAACCACAGAGGCGGCTcacagaggagaagcagagcagcATCCTGTCCGGGGGTTTCTGGCCTGCACACCCCAGGAAATGACAGAGGAAGCAGCATCAGGGagcaggcaggggcaggaggggccTGGCCTTCTGCAGGAGTTCTGGGCCCTTCAGGACCTGGAAGCAGAGGGAGATTCCACCACGGAGAAGTCAGAAGAGCAAACAGGAGTGGCCAAGAAGGAGGAGCTCGCAGAGCTGTCCTTACAGGATATGGTCAAG AGCCTCAGACAGAAGCTCCAGCGGGCTGAGGAGCAGGCCCAGCGCCAGGAGCAGCTTCTGCAAGTGTGGGAGGGTGAGAGGCAGGCTCTCCAGGAGCAGCTCAGCAG GTGTCAGGGAGAGAGCGCCCGGCTGCAGACGCAGCTGGACCAGCAGCGACGGGAGGCGGAGAGGAGGGGCGCCATGTATGAGGAGGAGCTCAGAAGGCAGCAGGACCTGGTCCAGGCCATGAAGAAGAGAGTTCTAGAATTGATTCA CGAGAAGGACCAGCAGTGGCAGAGACTCCAGCGGCCCTCCACCGTGGGCCCCGGGTGCTGTGTTGGCTGCGGCAAGGTCTTCGGCCGTCTGTCTCGGCGCTATCCATGCAG